Below is a window of Candidatus Poribacteria bacterium DNA.
CCAAAAAGCGTGAAACGCAAAACGTGAAGCGTGAATGAACGCCTGACTCTCCAAACACTTGAGCGTTCAAACGCCTTGTCTAGCACCTCCTTTGTCCCCATGTTCTGACTTACCTCCTACCAATCCTTCTCAGATCGCTGGCGTCTTGAGAATCGCTTTTGTAATATCTTCTTCTGAATCTCTTTTTCATTATCTTTAACAGCCTCCAGCAGCCGAATAGCATCTTCCTTCGACATTTCAACCGGCTGCTGTGTTGCCCCCTGTTCTGATTGCGGTGGCGATTCTTCGGATCCAGCTTCCTGTTCTGATGATTCCTGATCCTGTTGCTGCTGTTCTGATTCTGACGGATTCTTCTGATCTTGCTGATTCGGTTCCTGTCCGTCCCTATCCTGTTGGTCCTGATTCTGCTGTTGCTGGTCTTGTTCCTGTTGATCTTTGCCCTCATCCCCGGACTCAGATCGGTTCTGCTGTGATTTCTGTTCCAATTTCTCAAGCGCGAGTTCTAGGTTATACTTCGCATCCAAGTCTGCTGGATTCAGGCGCAACGCACTTTTGTAGGATCGGATTGCCCCCTCTATATCATTGAGTTGGACCTGAGTGTTTCCCAAATTGTAGTATCCTTGCGCTTGATGGACTGGATCTGCGGTATCAAGAGATCGTCTGAATTCATCGGATGCTTTCTCAAATTGCTTTTTTTGATACAAGGCTGTCCCTAGATTGTAACGGGAAATTGCATCTTCCGGTCGATCTTCTGCTGCCGATTGGTATGCCTCAAGCGCGGCATCATACGCCTCTGCTTTATAGTGTGCATTTCCGCGCTTAATCGCCTGAGACCAACCCCCTATCCACCCAACCAGAAAGAAAAGTAAAACAAGGAACATGTAGTGCACAGGACAACTAGTTAATTGGGGTAATTTTGCACTCATTTTTTCTTTTCTCCATAACTATATTGCCACCCAACTCTCTTAACTATAACGCAAGTTGTTAGACAACCTATATTTCATACCCGACACCTATAAAAAATAACCAATTTTACGACACACTTGTCGCCCCGCGGGGGCTCTGTCAGTCAGACAAGTTGAGCGCAAGCGAAATCCCGACTTATCGGGGACAAGTCGGGAGAAGCTCAACCTCTAAAACTCCAACGGGTCCGCAGATGGTAACTTGCCTTAAATCAGACACGATTTCACAGGCTGTCTATAGTGTAGGCATCTAGCAATTTTTCGTTAATCTCGACACCAAATCCGGGGCTGTCATCCAACGTGAAGAAGCCATCGCGGGGCGTAGGACGCAAGCAGCGATAGAGCTCATTCTCTGTAGATTTGCGTGAGGGGCCAAAGGTTTCCGCCCGACATGGCATTGGCAAACAGGCAATCAGGTGCAACCCCCAAGGGGTTCCACCCTGATGGGGCCAAGTCGGAACTCCATGTGCTGCTGCCTCGTTGGCGATTTTGAGACACTCGCCGAAGCCACCCGCCCAACTGATATCGGGTTGAATCATGTGGGCAGCTTTCCAGCGCAGCAGCTCACGAAATCCGTATCGGGTGAATTCGTGTTCGCCGGAGACAATCCAAGTGGAGTCGATCTCTCGAACCAATCGCGCCATACCTGCATAATCGTCCAAGGGGATGGCTTCCTCAATCCACTTGAGATTGACATCGATGGCAGCCTCCGCAAAACGAAGCGTATAATCCACGTCCCACCGCAGATAAATATCCGCCATCAGTTCGATATCGGGTCCAATCACCTGACGGGCTTCACGGATGATCTCAAGGTTCTTTGCAAAACCTTCCTCTCCCTCTGCAAGTCCATTTCGGAGCCCCGGCTTGCAGGCGGTAAATCCTCGGGCAACGTAATAACCGACATCCACGCCGGTGGCATACGCCGGTATCTTGAGTTGCGGTTCATCCGTAATTAAGCTATAGACCGGGGTGTCCAGAATTTTGCCACAGAGATCCCACAGGGCGAGTTCAATGCCACTGAGGGCATAAATAACAACCCCTCGTCGTCCATAAATCGACGTGATGTGATAGAGGTTGTCCCATATCTCCTCCACATCAAGCGGATCGTGCTCCAGCGTGAAATACTTCATATGTCGGTCAATGATAAGTGCCCCGGCAAGACCACCACCACCGAGTCCATAACCCTTCAACCCTTTGTCGGTCGTAACCTCCACCATCAGTGCACCCGCCTGTGTGGCAAAGGGGCCGCGCCAGTCGACATGAGCGTTTTTCGGTTCTGGTGGCATCTGGATTTGCCTGCCAGCCTTGGAATATGCCATTGATGACATTGCAGTAGGATTCAGGTTAAGGTGCCAAGTCCGAATACCGACAATTTTATGACGGGTTTTCGCTCGGTCTTTCCATTCTGCGGCACGAGCCTGTGCTTCAGCAGCGTAGTACGGCGGTTCGATTGCGATGCTTGTTTCATTCCCAGCATCAACAGAAGATTGCTGTTTGTTAGCCATAATTGTTGTCCCCTAATTTTTAATACACATTTAACCATTACCAAATGCAACTTTTTCGACGAACCTTGAAACGCTCTTCTCAAAATGATTCCCGCATCGCACGTTGTCGAAAGAAATGGATTAGCGGTTCGACGTAAGATTGTTCCGTCCGAATTTCGATGTTGTCAATTTTGTTTGATTGGAGGAACTTTCGACGCGCTTCAACAACATCGAGATTGAGTTGTTGATACATCTCTCGTGCCTTGGGGTCCTGCGTATCTAAGACAACCACCTCACCGGTTTCTGCGTCCTCAAGTTCAATCAACCCCACATTCGGCAACGTTTCTTCCCGCATATCTTGAATCGTAATCGCGATGAGGTCATGCCGTTTGCTCGTCACTTGTAACCGCTTCTCGTATCCACAATCCATGAAGTCGGAGATCAGGAACACAACACTCTTTCGCCGGATGACGCGGTCAACGTACTCTAACGCAGCGCTGATGTTCGTCCCACGCTGCTGTGGCTCAAAGTATAAGATCTCCCGGATGACACGCAGGACATGCTTTATTCCCTTACGCGGTGGAACAAATAGCTCCACATCGTCCGTGAAGCAGATCAGCCCGACCTTATCACTGTTTTTGATAGCGGAAAAGGCGAGCAGCGCGGAGATCTCCGCAGCAATCTCGGCTTTTGTCTGCTGATATGTCCCAAAGTCCGCAGAACCACTGGTATCAACGAGCAGCATCATCACTAACTCGCGTTCCTCTACATATTTTTTGATATACGGCTGTCCCATCCGGGCGGTCACATTCCAATCAATCGTGCGGATCTCGTCGCCGGGCTGGTATTCACGCACCTCCTCAAACTCCATGCCTCGTCCCTTGAATACGCTTTCGTATTCTCCGGCGAAGATGTTGTTGACAAGTCGGTTGGTGGAAATTTCGATTCGGCGGATCTTTTTCAGAATTTCTTTCGTGTTCATCAGGAATTTCCCATGCTCCATACGTTGTGCTACCGCTCATTTTATCAAGATGGTGCTATAGAATCAAATGAAAAAGTGAACCAAAAAGTGTTGAATTTTTGTCTCTTTATTGGTATTCTTATTGTCAAAAGCACTTTGCGACGGTGTAAAACTTTGGGGGGATCTGGGTTTACCCAACGAACTCCGCATAGCGGAGTCTAATTGAAAGGAGTGGGACATGGAGAAAGAGTGGCTAAAATACTGTGCTACTGATGAGCAGCTTCAAACGTTTAACGACGCGGGCTACCTAATCGTTGAAGATGCCCTATCGTCAGAAATGGTTGATAAAATGACCATCGCTATTAATCGCATCGATGTGGAGGAGCGAAAGAAGCAGGGACTTGGACCACACGACCTGATGAAAAAGTTCCGTACCATCGCCGCAGATGATCTGTTTCTCGAATTGCTTGATAACCCGAAGGTATTTCCGTTGTTGTGGGATATCCTCGGCTGGAACATCCAACTCTACATTTCTCACTTAATCGTTTACCCGCCGGAAGGACCCGATGTACTACGAACCCGAAAAGGGGCGGGATGGCATCAGGATGGTGGTAGACCTGTGCAGGAGATGGAGCGCCCACATCCGCGGTTGTCTCTCAAAGTGAGTTATTGGTTCAGTGANNNNNNNNNNNNNNNNNNNNNNNNNNNNNNNNNNNNNNNNNNNNNNNNNNNNNNNCGATCCGGACGGTGCAATTGAGTTGCAGATTGAACCGGGGACAGCAGTGTTGTTTGACCGCCGGTTATGGCACTCTCGCGGTTGGAATTTTTCGGACGTAACACGGAAGGTGTTGTTCATCGGCTACAGTTATCGCTGGCTGCGCGGACTTGACTATAATGTGATGCCGCCCGAACTCCTCGCTAAATGCGATCCGATTCGTCGGCAGCTACTTGGGGACGGGGTAGATATCAAGGGCTGGTGGCAGCCAACCGATGAAGATGTGCCGTTGAAACAGTGGTTAATGGAGCATCGTGGAGAGGAGTATGTGCGTTAGAAGCTGCGGACTGAAAGCTCAAAAAGGGGAGGCGGATGTTTCGCTTCTCCTTTTTTATTGGCAGCCCCTTGATGATGTGCTATTCTATTTGGAGGAAAAACTGTTGCCGTAGCAGGGATGATTGTGAAAAATAGAACTTGAAACAACAAAAAGAAAAAACCGAGGAATATCAATGAAACTGGTTACCTTTGAACTCACAACACAACTTGGGAAACAGCCTCGACTCGGCGCGATGATTGACGACGACCAAATCGTCGATCTCAATTCTGCCTATGCGCTCCATCTATCAGAGACACAGGGGCAATCCGCTGCCTATCAGAGTGCGGAGGCGATTCTGCCGTCGGACATGATCCAATACTTTGAACGGGGAGAAAGATCGAGAAAGGCGGCGCAGGTGAGCCTTGAACGCCTTGATGGCACCAATTCCACCGGCATCCGAGGCGAACAGATTGTTTACTCGGCAGATCAGGTGGAGCTGCTTGCACCATTCCCACGTCCTGCTAGCCTGCGGGATTTCGGCGTGTTCAAGACGCACATGGATGCCGCTGCATTGATCACCGGCAAGGAAATCTCCCCCGAATGGTTCAAGCTGCCGAACTATTATCGTGGTAGCACGAGTCCCGCTTCCATCGCTGGACATGAGGCACCCGTGACGTGGCCCAACTACACCGACAAACTTGACTTTGAGTTGGAATGGGGCGTTTATATCGGCAAAGAGGGGAAAAATATATCGGTTGAAGATGCGCCAAACTATATCGGCGGCTACACAATCTATAACGACATCAGCGCACGCGACATCCAATTTCGCCACATGACGTTGGCCCTTGGTCCTGCCAAAGGGAAGGATTTCGACAACAGCAATATTATGGGACCCTGCCTCGCAACACCTGACGAAATCGACGATCCGTATAACTTGCGGATGATTGCACGGGTCAACGGCGAAGTTTGGGCGGACGGAAATACGTCGGATATGTATTACACTTTTGCAGAGATGATCTCCTTTGTTTCGCAGTCCGAAACCCTTTGTGTGGGCGATTTTCTTGGATCTGGCACAGTTGGCAAAGGCTGCGGTTGGGAGTTGGATCGTTGGATTCAGCCCGGCGATGTCATTGAGCTAGAGGTTGAGGGGATTGGGCTGCTCCGTAATCAGATTGAGGAGAAATCGGCGAATCCAGCGGCATGGCAGGAAAAACAGTAGGGGAGAATGACGTACTATGAGACTGGAAGGTAAAGTTGCAATCATTACCGGTGCTGCCTCCGGCATCGGACAGGCAACGGCATTCCTATTTGCCAAGGAAGGTGCTACGGTTGTCGTAGCGGATTTGGACGACGCCGGGGGAAACGAAGTGGTTGACCAGATTAACTCTGACGGCGGCAAGGCGACGTTCATCCGGACCGATGTAACAGAGGCGGCAGATGTACAGGCAATGGTGAAGTCGACGATTAGCGCTTACGGCAAGTTGGATGTACTTTTCAACAACGCAGGCATTGCGATGCGTTTGCCCGTCGTGGAGTTGCCGGAGGAAGATTGGGACCGCTGCGTTGACATCAACCTAAAAGGGGTTTTTCTCGGCTCAAAGTACGCTATCCCCGAAATGATTAAGAATGGTGGCGGTTCGATTATCAACATGGCATCGATCTACGGTCTCGTCGGCGCGCCGACCCGCGCGGCTTACGTCGCTACCAAAGGCGGGGTCGCCAACCTGACGCGTGGTATGGCACTCGACTATGCCACCGACAACGTCCGTGTCAACTGCCTGTGTCCAGGTTTCACCGAAACCCCGCTCCTAGCAGGTGTCCTGAAAACCAAGGCGGAATATCAGGCACTCGCCGAGCAACACCCGATGAAACGCCTCGCCACACCGCAGGAGATTGCCTACGGTGCACTGTTTTTGGCGTCGGACGAATCTGCTTTCGTAACAGGGATTGCGCTACCAATTGACGGTGGATTTACGGCGGGTTAGGCAAAGCAGCGATCAGTGGGCAGGTCTTGTGCCTGCCCAAAGGGATAAGGGCAACCACAAGGGTTGCCCCTACGGGCAGGGAGACGGAAAAGAATGACCATGCAGGTCCATCCTAACTATGCACGGCTTGTTGACTTAGCGCGTGAGAGCCACGAGAAAGGGCGCACACCCGCCGAAATTACGCCCGAAGATGTTGCGCTAGCACGGTTGTACAGCTACGCGTTCCGAGGTCATACAATTGGTGCCTTTCACGCCACACGATTGGCAATTGATGAAATTGAGATGTGTGATCCACTCACCGAGGCGCATCGCAAGCGGGCAGTAGAACTTTTGGTAGACCTAGCAAATCAAACGATGGATGCCGTGGAACCCGACTTTCGTGCCTTGATCTCTACGTTCTACCGTTATGCTACGAACATCCCAAGGGTTATTGACTCATTGACCGAAGGAGTCGAGACGTGCAAGCTGGAGTCAATGCGGAAGGTTCGAGATCGGTTCACCGAGCTGATGGAAGAGATCGCCAACGGCAACGGCGTTCATACAACGCTGGATACGCATGCCCCGGAGCAAGCGAGTTTCATCGTGCCAAATCTCGGTATCACGATTGTACCGCTCGTTTATGGGGATTATCACTCGTGGAATCTGGCATATCTTGACGGACCCCGGTCGGATGTACCATTTCATCTTCATCAAGACGGTGTTGAGATCCATCTGGGCTACGGACCGTTGCATGGTAATACGGTTCTCGGCGAATTCTATGCGGAAGTGGACGAAGGTTACGCGATGCCTATCCCCCCGCAAGTGCGACACGGGTATGTCAACGATAGCACGATGCAGCATCATGTCCCGTTTATCTTCGGATCATTGACACGCGGCGGGTGGGGCGTGTTTCTGGACGTGGAGGCGCAACCGATTGATCTAGACAAACTTGAAAAGATACCCGTTTACAGCCGTCAAATGAATCAGACGATCTATCTCGAACGCGAAATCGAGAAGGCTGCGGGGAGGTTCTCCCCTGTGCGTTACCCAATCATCCCGGCTTCAGCTACTGATGGAGGTGGGATTGGGGGGTTGGAGTTGTCCGTGGCGCGCGTCAATGGATATGGGTTGAACCTGCGAACTGATCGCTTCTGCATTGTCTCCGTTGTCCGCGGACAAGGGGTTGTGCAGATGGCTGGCGTCAAGAAGAAGGTGGGACCCCACGAACATTTCTGTGTGCCGGCAGGCATCCCAGCATTCCTGCAACAAGAAGGGAACGAGCCGATGGTGACGCTGGATGCGGTGATTAAGGAAGCGCGAAGCCCAATATCCAACCCAAGATGGCGACAGAATTCCCCTTGAGTTCGTTGTGCACCCTATCAATCAATGGTGCTGGTTTGCAACTGTTGATGACGTAAAACGTGATGCGTGAAACGTAAAAAAAGAAAATGAACTGAAGAACCAAATGAGCACCAAAGGTTATCACAACCCGCCGAGTTTAGGGCTTTTCCATTGTGAAGCGGAAGTTACTTCTGAGAAAATAGGATAGCAGCTTATTGCCCAATAGGACTTTCCCCGGCGAGCGCAGTGTATTAAAAGAGGTCCATCTGATTCTCGGATTAACGAATCCGACCTGACTTAAAAGATCCACCCAAACTTCTGGTGCTTGATGCTTATGCCACTCTATCGTGGGAGCAAAAGGATTCCCAATTCTGAGTAAGGCGAAGAAATTGTATCTTGAGCAGTCACAAACGATTAACTTTGCCCCACGACCTGCAAATGAACTAAGTTTTGAACACATATTCAGGTAAGTCGCTTTGAACGCTTCATCGTTGAGCAGGTTAATGCAAGCAGTCTCATCTAGGTGGTTTATTGAGTTGTGGAGCAAGATAATATCGAACTGTTTTCCCTTAGGCTCAAAGGCTTGAAAAGTAACCGGTTCAAATTTTACCTGATCGTATCCGAGCATCCCATTTAACTTCCTAAACTTTGCCCCCATCCCAGAGCGACTTCCCTCCGTTTCCGGTTCGAGACATACAACCTCTTTAGCACCCATACAAGCCGCATAGAAACTGTGTAAGCCGCTCCCGCCTCCGATATCAAGCACCCGTCTGTTTTCGAGAGCGATGTCCTTGAACAAAGTTCTCAGGTGGAATTGAAGATTTCCTCTATTTGGATATAACCCTTCTTCGATGACAGCAGAAAAGTAACCCTCAAGGTTTGGCTTGGTTGACATCTCAATTTTCAATCGTCTCCAGCTGCAGGTACTGATGGCAAATTTACCGTATCAAGAAAGTTTTCTAACTCAATCCCCAGTGCATCGGCAATCCGGTTGATAGAATTGAAGAACGCGACAACCTCAACGACATCAAAGATTGTTTCATCATCCAAGCCGTGCGATCTGAGTAGATCCAGGTCTGATGGTTGAACTGTGTAAGCGGCAAGGGTAACCTTCTCCGTAAATTCTAGGATTGCTCTCGTAGGTGCGTCCAAATCCGCAGAGCGGAAATCTGTTTTGATCTGACTAGCCAGTTGATCTGCATTGACCTGTTCCCGCAGGTCTTCACCATGTACCTGGACTCAGTATCGACAAGCGTTAATCTGTGAAACCACTGTCGCTATCATCTCCCGTTGCGTCCGACTCAATTTGGAGGGACCAAACATGATAATCTCATACTGATTGATGAACACTTTGAGGCTTTCCGGCTTGATGCTGAGCAACTTGACGATATTGTAAACTCGTCCGGCACGCTTGATGGCTGCCTCATACTCTTCTTTGACGATACCTGTCGCCTCTGATTCGGGAACGGTTCGGATCCATGCCATTTTTTGTTACCTTAAGGTTGAAGTTGACATCTAAAAAGTTATAGTGCTATAATGGCGCACCTTTTATCGGAGTCCAAGAAACGGAATCGGCGTTTCTCAGTCCCTATGGACTTGAAACGTTGGAATCAATCTTCCGGTTGCGGCTTTTCAAACAAAATGGTTACAAAGCCGAAGACTAAATAGTCCTAGGAGGACACTCCCCCCTCATGCGAACACCGGAACTCATTGAACCCGATATAGTCACCATCCCCGAAGGAGATTTCCTTATGGGAAGCGACAACGGTGCGGCGAACGAACAACCTATTCATCGTGTATGGGTGGATGCTTTCGGCATCGCCCGATACCCTGTGACCAATCGGGAGTATAAGTCCTTTATGGAGATGACAGGCCATCCACCGCCACGGTTTTGGGGTGAGTCCAAGTTTCAGGGCCCAGACCAGCCGGTTGTTGGACCCAGTTGGTATGATGCTGGCATCTATTGCGAATGGTTAGAGGATTTGATTGGCAAACCCTATCGTCTCCCAACGGAAGCGGAGCGTGAAAAAGCAGCGCGAGGTGGATTGGAAGGTAGGGAGTATCCGTGGGGCGATGAGCTGCATGAGGACCATGTGGGCGGACGAAATGCGCCGCATTTCCCAGTTGGGACTGACGGTCCTAATGGTTATGGGCTTTACAATATGTCAGAAGGCGTCCACGAATGGTGTGCTGATAATTACGATCCAGCTTACTACGCAATCTCACCGGATCGCAATCCGACGGGCCCAAGACACAGCGATCGTCGTGTGGCACGCGGCGGTTCATGGCGTCATAGGGTCCGCTTTGCTCGCTGTGCAGCGCGGAGCAGTCTCAGCCCAGAAAAGCAGTTCAGCGACTTCGGATTCCGATGCGCGATGACGATTGATTAGTTGTTTCTCATGGTGCAATGACTCAATGAACCCATTAAGTTTACTAGTTCAGTAATGAACCAAATGGTTCTCACGTTTTACGTTTCACGCTTCACGCTATGAAATCTCCACTGATTTGCATCGTTGGTCCCACCGCTGTCGGTAAAACCGAAATAGCGATTCAACTTGCGCAGCACCTCGACGCCGAGATTATGTCACTCGATTCGCGGCAGATCTACCGGGAGATGGACATCGGCACGGCAAAGCCAACGCCAGATCAACGGCAAGCAGTGCCCCACCACCTCATTGATTGTGTGGATGTGGATCAACCCTTCTCTGTCGCAGAATACCAGCGATTGGCAGATAGCACGATTAAAGAGATTCACGAACGTGGCAAACAGGGGATGGCTGTCGGCGGGGCGGGACTGTATTTTCGGGGTCTCATTGATGGGCTTTTCGACGGTCCCGGTGCGGATGTGGAGATTCGAGTAAAACTCCAACGGGAAGCGGACGAACATGGCAACGTCGCTCTGCATGAACGGCTGCGTCAATGCGATCCAGAGACCGCAAATCGGGTGCACCCAAATAACCGCGTCAAAGTCGTTCGTGCTTTAGAGGTTTACGAACTGACAGGGAAACCCATTTCTGCTCTGCAGCAGCAGTGGAAGAGGAATAAACCCCGCTACCCATTCCGGGCGTTTGGGCTTAACATGCCGCGTGAGACGCTTTATCGACGGATTGAAGATCGTGCCGATCAGATGGTAGCGGCTGGTCTTATTGAAGAGGTCAAAAGGTTATTAGATCAGGGCTATCCACGGAACTGCGTCGCAATGCAGAGTTTCGGATACAAGGAACTCATAGACCATCTGGACGGAAAATGCACACTTGATGAAGCAATTGCACTCTTAAAACAGAACACCCGCCGATTCGCCAAACGACAGTTGACATGGTTTTGCAACGATCCACGGATTGAATGGCTGGGCATCTCTCAGTTTTCATCAATAGACGGAATTGTGGATAACCTTCTGGCAAAGAACCTCGTCTAATGGATAAAATGTCAGTATCAAAAGTGCGAGATCTTTATAAGGCGTGCGCAGCAAGAAAAAATGGAGTTCTATCATGGCTGAAGAGGTGGTGGTAATAGAGAAAATCATAGCAAAAGAACCACTTACAAAGGAAATGATTGATGCAGGCGCTAACGTCTTGCGTCATCTGAATAAAGCAAATTTTGACGTTCAGGCGGCTTTGTGGATCTACCGGTTGGAATCAAATTCTTGGCGTCTTGTTTTTGCCCTGCCCGAAGTAGAAAAAGAGGGACCGCTGAAAAGTTATACGAAAATACGGCGCATCCTTTCCCAGATTCCAGACACCCAGCCTCGTCTGAATCTATCCGATATCAAGGTATCCGAAACCAATCATGGGTTGATTACCGCATTGCGAAACGGAAATAGTCTTGCGAATAAAGAGTTTCCGCAACATGCTTATCATGTCGGAGGCAGCGACCACCACGTTGACGAGGGATATATCTATCAGCTGCGGTAGCACTACAAAATAAAAAATAAACTGGAGGTAAACAATGGCAGCAAGGGAAGGTTACACAGAGCTACAAGCAAGAGTTTTGGCAGCCCACCGTGTCTGGAAACGGACCCTATTTTGGACCGGCTGTGCAATTGCCCTCATTGGATTGATTGCGATTCTCGCCGGTGCAGCGATTGTAGATCTGCTGATGCCGTTACCGGGCAGCATTCGCCTTGTGCTGCTGATCGGTATCATTGGCACTGTAGGCTACCTGCTCTATAGATACCTTATTCAACCGCTTCGAGCAAAACTGACGCCGCACGATGTCGCACTCAACGTCGAGCGGAAGCACCAAGACCTTGAGGATCGCCTCGTTAGCGCCCTCCAATTCGGCGAGGTGGAAACCGACGATCCAATTAAATCACATCTGTTGCAGCGATTGGTTACGGATGCCGTAGAGCGTACTGAGGAAATTGATTTCAAAGCAACAGTTGATAAAAGCAAAAAACGCAAGCAAGTCGGTATTGCGGTTGCCGCACTCGCCGGATGCGCGTTCATAGCCTTGATTTTTCCTACCGAACTT
It encodes the following:
- a CDS encoding peroxidase; translated protein: MKTDFRSADLDAPTRAILEFTEKVTLAAYTVQPSDLDLLRSHGLDDETIFDVVEVVAFFNSINRIADALGIELENFLDTVNLPSVPAAGDD
- a CDS encoding SDR family oxidoreductase, with product MRLEGKVAIITGAASGIGQATAFLFAKEGATVVVADLDDAGGNEVVDQINSDGGKATFIRTDVTEAADVQAMVKSTISAYGKLDVLFNNAGIAMRLPVVELPEEDWDRCVDINLKGVFLGSKYAIPEMIKNGGGSIINMASIYGLVGAPTRAAYVATKGGVANLTRGMALDYATDNVRVNCLCPGFTETPLLAGVLKTKAEYQALAEQHPMKRLATPQEIAYGALFLASDESAFVTGIALPIDGGFTAG
- a CDS encoding tetratricopeptide repeat protein — translated: MSAKLPQLTSCPVHYMFLVLLFFLVGWIGGWSQAIKRGNAHYKAEAYDAALEAYQSAAEDRPEDAISRYNLGTALYQKKQFEKASDEFRRSLDTADPVHQAQGYYNLGNTQVQLNDIEGAIRSYKSALRLNPADLDAKYNLELALEKLEQKSQQNRSESGDEGKDQQEQDQQQQNQDQQDRDGQEPNQQDQKNPSESEQQQQDQESSEQEAGSEESPPQSEQGATQQPVEMSKEDAIRLLEAVKDNEKEIQKKILQKRFSRRQRSEKDW
- a CDS encoding class I SAM-dependent methyltransferase; translation: MSTKPNLEGYFSAVIEEGLYPNRGNLQFHLRTLFKDIALENRRVLDIGGGSGLHSFYAACMGAKEVVCLEPETEGSRSGMGAKFRKLNGMLGYDQVKFEPVTFQAFEPKGKQFDIILLHNSINHLDETACINLLNDEAFKATYLNMCSKLSSFAGRGAKLIVCDCSRYNFFALLRIGNPFAPTIEWHKHQAPEVWVDLLSQVGFVNPRIRWTSFNTLRSPGKVLLGNKLLSYFLRSNFRFTMEKP
- the miaA gene encoding tRNA (adenosine(37)-N6)-dimethylallyltransferase MiaA, giving the protein MKSPLICIVGPTAVGKTEIAIQLAQHLDAEIMSLDSRQIYREMDIGTAKPTPDQRQAVPHHLIDCVDVDQPFSVAEYQRLADSTIKEIHERGKQGMAVGGAGLYFRGLIDGLFDGPGADVEIRVKLQREADEHGNVALHERLRQCDPETANRVHPNNRVKVVRALEVYELTGKPISALQQQWKRNKPRYPFRAFGLNMPRETLYRRIEDRADQMVAAGLIEEVKRLLDQGYPRNCVAMQSFGYKELIDHLDGKCTLDEAIALLKQNTRRFAKRQLTWFCNDPRIEWLGISQFSSIDGIVDNLLAKNLV
- a CDS encoding fumarylacetoacetate hydrolase family protein encodes the protein MKLVTFELTTQLGKQPRLGAMIDDDQIVDLNSAYALHLSETQGQSAAYQSAEAILPSDMIQYFERGERSRKAAQVSLERLDGTNSTGIRGEQIVYSADQVELLAPFPRPASLRDFGVFKTHMDAAALITGKEISPEWFKLPNYYRGSTSPASIAGHEAPVTWPNYTDKLDFELEWGVYIGKEGKNISVEDAPNYIGGYTIYNDISARDIQFRHMTLALGPAKGKDFDNSNIMGPCLATPDEIDDPYNLRMIARVNGEVWADGNTSDMYYTFAEMISFVSQSETLCVGDFLGSGTVGKGCGWELDRWIQPGDVIELEVEGIGLLRNQIEEKSANPAAWQEKQ
- a CDS encoding carboxymuconolactone decarboxylase family protein, giving the protein MAWIRTVPESEATGIVKEEYEAAIKRAGRVYNIVKLLSIKPESLKVFINQYEIIMFGPSKLSRTQREMIATVVSQINACRY
- a CDS encoding DUF58 domain-containing protein; amino-acid sequence: MNTKEILKKIRRIEISTNRLVNNIFAGEYESVFKGRGMEFEEVREYQPGDEIRTIDWNVTARMGQPYIKKYVEERELVMMLLVDTSGSADFGTYQQTKAEIAAEISALLAFSAIKNSDKVGLICFTDDVELFVPPRKGIKHVLRVIREILYFEPQQRGTNISAALEYVDRVIRRKSVVFLISDFMDCGYEKRLQVTSKRHDLIAITIQDMREETLPNVGLIELEDAETGEVVVLDTQDPKAREMYQQLNLDVVEARRKFLQSNKIDNIEIRTEQSYVEPLIHFFRQRAMRESF
- a CDS encoding formylglycine-generating enzyme family protein, with the protein product MRTPELIEPDIVTIPEGDFLMGSDNGAANEQPIHRVWVDAFGIARYPVTNREYKSFMEMTGHPPPRFWGESKFQGPDQPVVGPSWYDAGIYCEWLEDLIGKPYRLPTEAEREKAARGGLEGREYPWGDELHEDHVGGRNAPHFPVGTDGPNGYGLYNMSEGVHEWCADNYDPAYYAISPDRNPTGPRHSDRRVARGGSWRHRVRFARCAARSSLSPEKQFSDFGFRCAMTID